One window of the Camelus dromedarius isolate mCamDro1 chromosome 15, mCamDro1.pat, whole genome shotgun sequence genome contains the following:
- the ATL2 gene encoding atlastin-2 isoform X2 produces MAEGDEAARRQQPHQGLRRRRRTSDPSTAVNHVSSTTLLGENYEDVDVYTDEVMKKPCPVQIVLAHEDDHNFELDEEALEQILLQEHIRDLNIVVVSVAGAFRKGKSFLLDFMLRYMYNKDSQSWIGGNNEPLTGFTWRGGCERETTGIQVWNEVFVIDRPNGTKVAVLLMDTQGAFDSQSTIKDCATVFALSTMTSSVQVYNLSQNIQEDDLQHLQLFTEYGRLAMEEIYQKPFQTLMFLIRDWSYPYEHSYGLEGGKQFLEKRLQVKQNQHEELQNVRKHIHNCFSNLGCFLLPHPGLKVATNPSFDGRLKDIDEDFKRELRNLVPLLLAPENLVEKEISGSKVTCRDLVEYFKAYIKIYQGEELPHPKSMLQATAEANNLAAVAGAREIYCKSMEQVCGGDKPYIAPSDLERKHLDLKDVAIKQFRSVKKMGGDEFCRRYQDQLEAEIEETYANFIKHNDGKNIFYAARTPATLFAVMFAMYIISGLTGFVGLNSIAVLCNLVMGLALTSLCTWAYVKYSGEFREIGTMIDQIAETLWEQVLKPLGDNLMEENIRQSVTNSIKAGLTDQVSHHARLKTD; encoded by the exons GTGAGAATTATGAAGATGTTGACGTATACACTGATGAGGTTATGAAGAAACCATGTCCAGTACAGATTGTCCTTGCTCATGAAGATGACCATAACTTTGAGCTTGATGAAGAAGCTTTGGAGCAGATTTTGCTACAGGAGCACATACGAGATCTTAACATAGTAGTGGTATCCGTGGCAGGAGCTTTTCGTAAAGGGAAATCATTTCTTCTGGACTTCATGCTTAGATATATGTATAACAAG GATTCTCAAAGTTGGATTGGTGGAAACAATGAACCATTGACTGGCTTTACATGGCGGGGTGGTtgtgaaagagaaacaacagGCATACAAGTCTGGAATGAAGTGTTTGTGATTGACAGACCTAATGGAACAAaa GTGGCTGTGCTGCTAATGGATACCCAGGGTGCCTTTGATAGCCAGTCAACTATCAAAGATTGTGCAACAGTGTTTGCTCTGAGCACTATGACTAGCTCTGTCCAG GTATATAATTTGTCTCAAAATATTCAAGAAGATGATCTTCAACATTTGCAA TTATTTACAGAGTATGGCAGACTTGCAATGGAAGAAATCTACCAGAAGCCATTtcag ACATTAATGTTTTTGATTCGAGATTGGAGTTATCCTTATGAACATTCATACGGTTTGGAAGGTGGAAAACAATTCCTTGAAAAGAGATTACAG GTAAAACAAAATCAACATGAAGAGCTACAGAATGTAAGGAAGCACATTCACAATTGTTTCTCAAATCTTGGTTGCTTCCTTTTGCCACATCCTGGTCTTAAAGTTGCAACTAATCCTAGTTTTGATGGGAGATTGAAAG ATATTGATGAAGATTTTAAGCGAGAGCTTCGAAATCTGGTTCCATTGCTACTTGCCCCGGAAAATTTGGTAGAAAAAGAGATAAGTGGATCTAAAGTCACTTGTAGAGATCTTGTAGAATACTTTAAG GCTTACATTAAAATTTACCAAGGAGAGGAACTTCCACATCCAAAATCCATGCTTCAG gcAACAGCGGAAGCTAATAATCTTGCTGCAGTAGCAGGAGCAAGAGAGATCTATTGCAAAAGTATGGAGCAG GTATGTGGTGGGGACAAGCCTTACATTGCACCTTCAGATCTGGAGCGAAAACACCTGGATCTCAAGGATGTGGCGATTAAACAGTTtcgttctgtgaaaaaaatgggTGGAGATGAATTCTGCCGTCGTTACCAGGACCAGCTTGAGGCTGAAATTGAAGAAACCTATGCAAATTTTATAAAGCACAATGATGGCAAAAATATCTTCTATGCTGCTCGTACCCCTGCTACGCTGTTTGCAGTCATGTTTGCAATGTATATAATCTCAGGACTGACTGGCTTCGTTGGCCTAAACTCTATAGCCGTCTTGTGTAACCTTGTCATGGGATTAGCACTGACATCTCTTTGTACTTGGGCATATGTTAAATACTCTGGGGAGTTCAGAGAAATTGGAACAATGATTGATCAGATTGCTGAAACACTATGGGAACAG GTATTGAAGCCCCTGGGTGATAATTTGATGGAGGAAAACATAAGGCAGTCTGTAACAAACTCTATCAAAGCAGGCCTGACTGACCAGGTGTCTCATCATGCCAGATTAAAGACAGACTGA
- the ATL2 gene encoding atlastin-2 isoform X3: MGPVEEEDAQPAGGADTSLTGENYEDVDVYTDEVMKKPCPVQIVLAHEDDHNFELDEEALEQILLQEHIRDLNIVVVSVAGAFRKGKSFLLDFMLRYMYNKDSQSWIGGNNEPLTGFTWRGGCERETTGIQVWNEVFVIDRPNGTKVAVLLMDTQGAFDSQSTIKDCATVFALSTMTSSVQVYNLSQNIQEDDLQHLQLFTEYGRLAMEEIYQKPFQTLMFLIRDWSYPYEHSYGLEGGKQFLEKRLQVKQNQHEELQNVRKHIHNCFSNLGCFLLPHPGLKVATNPSFDGRLKDIDEDFKRELRNLVPLLLAPENLVEKEISGSKVTCRDLVEYFKAYIKIYQGEELPHPKSMLQATAEANNLAAVAGAREIYCKSMEQVCGGDKPYIAPSDLERKHLDLKDVAIKQFRSVKKMGGDEFCRRYQDQLEAEIEETYANFIKHNDGKNIFYAARTPATLFAVMFAMYIISGLTGFVGLNSIAVLCNLVMGLALTSLCTWAYVKYSGEFREIGTMIDQIAETLWEQRSPRKVFSKLFEVTRRRMVHRALSSAQRQRLSSNNNKKKN, from the exons GTGAGAATTATGAAGATGTTGACGTATACACTGATGAGGTTATGAAGAAACCATGTCCAGTACAGATTGTCCTTGCTCATGAAGATGACCATAACTTTGAGCTTGATGAAGAAGCTTTGGAGCAGATTTTGCTACAGGAGCACATACGAGATCTTAACATAGTAGTGGTATCCGTGGCAGGAGCTTTTCGTAAAGGGAAATCATTTCTTCTGGACTTCATGCTTAGATATATGTATAACAAG GATTCTCAAAGTTGGATTGGTGGAAACAATGAACCATTGACTGGCTTTACATGGCGGGGTGGTtgtgaaagagaaacaacagGCATACAAGTCTGGAATGAAGTGTTTGTGATTGACAGACCTAATGGAACAAaa GTGGCTGTGCTGCTAATGGATACCCAGGGTGCCTTTGATAGCCAGTCAACTATCAAAGATTGTGCAACAGTGTTTGCTCTGAGCACTATGACTAGCTCTGTCCAG GTATATAATTTGTCTCAAAATATTCAAGAAGATGATCTTCAACATTTGCAA TTATTTACAGAGTATGGCAGACTTGCAATGGAAGAAATCTACCAGAAGCCATTtcag ACATTAATGTTTTTGATTCGAGATTGGAGTTATCCTTATGAACATTCATACGGTTTGGAAGGTGGAAAACAATTCCTTGAAAAGAGATTACAG GTAAAACAAAATCAACATGAAGAGCTACAGAATGTAAGGAAGCACATTCACAATTGTTTCTCAAATCTTGGTTGCTTCCTTTTGCCACATCCTGGTCTTAAAGTTGCAACTAATCCTAGTTTTGATGGGAGATTGAAAG ATATTGATGAAGATTTTAAGCGAGAGCTTCGAAATCTGGTTCCATTGCTACTTGCCCCGGAAAATTTGGTAGAAAAAGAGATAAGTGGATCTAAAGTCACTTGTAGAGATCTTGTAGAATACTTTAAG GCTTACATTAAAATTTACCAAGGAGAGGAACTTCCACATCCAAAATCCATGCTTCAG gcAACAGCGGAAGCTAATAATCTTGCTGCAGTAGCAGGAGCAAGAGAGATCTATTGCAAAAGTATGGAGCAG GTATGTGGTGGGGACAAGCCTTACATTGCACCTTCAGATCTGGAGCGAAAACACCTGGATCTCAAGGATGTGGCGATTAAACAGTTtcgttctgtgaaaaaaatgggTGGAGATGAATTCTGCCGTCGTTACCAGGACCAGCTTGAGGCTGAAATTGAAGAAACCTATGCAAATTTTATAAAGCACAATGATGGCAAAAATATCTTCTATGCTGCTCGTACCCCTGCTACGCTGTTTGCAGTCATGTTTGCAATGTATATAATCTCAGGACTGACTGGCTTCGTTGGCCTAAACTCTATAGCCGTCTTGTGTAACCTTGTCATGGGATTAGCACTGACATCTCTTTGTACTTGGGCATATGTTAAATACTCTGGGGAGTTCAGAGAAATTGGAACAATGATTGATCAGATTGCTGAAACACTATGGGAACAG aGGAGTCCCAGGAAG GTGTTTTCCAAACTGTTTGAAGTTACTAGACGTCGAATGGTTCACCGTGCTCTTTCATCAGCTCAGCGACAGAGACTGTCATCCAAcaataacaagaagaaaaattag
- the ATL2 gene encoding atlastin-2 isoform X1: MAEGDEAARRQQPHQGLRRRRRTSDPSTAVNHVSSTTLLGENYEDVDVYTDEVMKKPCPVQIVLAHEDDHNFELDEEALEQILLQEHIRDLNIVVVSVAGAFRKGKSFLLDFMLRYMYNKDSQSWIGGNNEPLTGFTWRGGCERETTGIQVWNEVFVIDRPNGTKVAVLLMDTQGAFDSQSTIKDCATVFALSTMTSSVQVYNLSQNIQEDDLQHLQLFTEYGRLAMEEIYQKPFQTLMFLIRDWSYPYEHSYGLEGGKQFLEKRLQVKQNQHEELQNVRKHIHNCFSNLGCFLLPHPGLKVATNPSFDGRLKDIDEDFKRELRNLVPLLLAPENLVEKEISGSKVTCRDLVEYFKAYIKIYQGEELPHPKSMLQATAEANNLAAVAGAREIYCKSMEQVCGGDKPYIAPSDLERKHLDLKDVAIKQFRSVKKMGGDEFCRRYQDQLEAEIEETYANFIKHNDGKNIFYAARTPATLFAVMFAMYIISGLTGFVGLNSIAVLCNLVMGLALTSLCTWAYVKYSGEFREIGTMIDQIAETLWEQRSPRKVFSKLFEVTRRRMVHRALSSAQRQRLSSNNNKKKN; the protein is encoded by the exons GTGAGAATTATGAAGATGTTGACGTATACACTGATGAGGTTATGAAGAAACCATGTCCAGTACAGATTGTCCTTGCTCATGAAGATGACCATAACTTTGAGCTTGATGAAGAAGCTTTGGAGCAGATTTTGCTACAGGAGCACATACGAGATCTTAACATAGTAGTGGTATCCGTGGCAGGAGCTTTTCGTAAAGGGAAATCATTTCTTCTGGACTTCATGCTTAGATATATGTATAACAAG GATTCTCAAAGTTGGATTGGTGGAAACAATGAACCATTGACTGGCTTTACATGGCGGGGTGGTtgtgaaagagaaacaacagGCATACAAGTCTGGAATGAAGTGTTTGTGATTGACAGACCTAATGGAACAAaa GTGGCTGTGCTGCTAATGGATACCCAGGGTGCCTTTGATAGCCAGTCAACTATCAAAGATTGTGCAACAGTGTTTGCTCTGAGCACTATGACTAGCTCTGTCCAG GTATATAATTTGTCTCAAAATATTCAAGAAGATGATCTTCAACATTTGCAA TTATTTACAGAGTATGGCAGACTTGCAATGGAAGAAATCTACCAGAAGCCATTtcag ACATTAATGTTTTTGATTCGAGATTGGAGTTATCCTTATGAACATTCATACGGTTTGGAAGGTGGAAAACAATTCCTTGAAAAGAGATTACAG GTAAAACAAAATCAACATGAAGAGCTACAGAATGTAAGGAAGCACATTCACAATTGTTTCTCAAATCTTGGTTGCTTCCTTTTGCCACATCCTGGTCTTAAAGTTGCAACTAATCCTAGTTTTGATGGGAGATTGAAAG ATATTGATGAAGATTTTAAGCGAGAGCTTCGAAATCTGGTTCCATTGCTACTTGCCCCGGAAAATTTGGTAGAAAAAGAGATAAGTGGATCTAAAGTCACTTGTAGAGATCTTGTAGAATACTTTAAG GCTTACATTAAAATTTACCAAGGAGAGGAACTTCCACATCCAAAATCCATGCTTCAG gcAACAGCGGAAGCTAATAATCTTGCTGCAGTAGCAGGAGCAAGAGAGATCTATTGCAAAAGTATGGAGCAG GTATGTGGTGGGGACAAGCCTTACATTGCACCTTCAGATCTGGAGCGAAAACACCTGGATCTCAAGGATGTGGCGATTAAACAGTTtcgttctgtgaaaaaaatgggTGGAGATGAATTCTGCCGTCGTTACCAGGACCAGCTTGAGGCTGAAATTGAAGAAACCTATGCAAATTTTATAAAGCACAATGATGGCAAAAATATCTTCTATGCTGCTCGTACCCCTGCTACGCTGTTTGCAGTCATGTTTGCAATGTATATAATCTCAGGACTGACTGGCTTCGTTGGCCTAAACTCTATAGCCGTCTTGTGTAACCTTGTCATGGGATTAGCACTGACATCTCTTTGTACTTGGGCATATGTTAAATACTCTGGGGAGTTCAGAGAAATTGGAACAATGATTGATCAGATTGCTGAAACACTATGGGAACAG aGGAGTCCCAGGAAG GTGTTTTCCAAACTGTTTGAAGTTACTAGACGTCGAATGGTTCACCGTGCTCTTTCATCAGCTCAGCGACAGAGACTGTCATCCAAcaataacaagaagaaaaattag